In Candidatus Poribacteria bacterium, one genomic interval encodes:
- a CDS encoding DUF1501 domain-containing protein, translating into MKGIKRCDGINRRDFLRVGGLAALGLGLGDFFYLQRAFAVGAGSPRRNTQAKTPYAAKAKSCILIWLDGGPSHLETFDPKPNAPQEVRGPLKTIPTNLAGVYISECLERTAGIMDKIAIIRSMTSPLGEHSLGTQYLMTGYKPTPALEYPTFGATVTYIRSQNSQNASRDALTALPPNIAVPNFTGQVSGNGYLPNATRPFSVGSDPKRPDFKVRDLDFYEGLDLQRVSRRRQFVNALNEFSRAKDADATTVSDPDLERAYNLITSPEAKAAFTLSEEPQEVHQRYGRGGVNGIGQSCLLARRLVERGVPFVTVNHTGWDTHNDIFQLKERYPTDRNAHLPSLDRALSALIQDLTDRRMLDETLVVVMGEFGRTPKINSQGGRDHWPNVFSVMLAGGGVQGGQIVGSSDALGEFPKERPVTPSDLSATIYTLLGIDPSFELHTSDGRPVRVAPDGANVVSELIA; encoded by the coding sequence ATGAAGGGAATAAAACGATGCGATGGGATTAACCGTCGTGATTTTCTGCGCGTCGGTGGATTGGCGGCACTCGGATTAGGGTTAGGTGATTTTTTCTACCTCCAACGCGCCTTTGCTGTGGGGGCGGGGTCACCGCGAAGAAACACCCAAGCAAAAACCCCCTACGCAGCAAAAGCGAAATCCTGTATCCTGATATGGCTTGATGGGGGTCCCAGCCATTTGGAGACCTTCGATCCGAAACCTAACGCGCCGCAGGAAGTTCGCGGACCGTTAAAAACTATTCCCACAAATCTGGCAGGCGTATATATCAGTGAATGTTTGGAACGAACGGCAGGCATTATGGATAAAATTGCCATCATTCGCTCGATGACCTCGCCGCTTGGTGAACACAGTCTCGGCACGCAATACTTAATGACTGGATACAAACCTACGCCTGCGTTGGAGTATCCGACCTTTGGGGCAACGGTCACCTATATCAGATCTCAAAATAGTCAGAACGCTTCAAGAGATGCACTCACCGCTTTGCCGCCCAACATTGCAGTTCCGAATTTCACAGGTCAAGTGTCGGGAAACGGTTACTTACCGAATGCTACGCGCCCATTTTCTGTTGGCAGTGATCCGAAAAGACCTGACTTTAAAGTTCGCGACCTTGATTTCTATGAGGGGCTTGATTTGCAACGCGTTTCCCGGCGTAGGCAGTTCGTCAATGCGCTCAACGAATTCAGTCGTGCCAAAGACGCTGACGCAACGACGGTATCGGATCCGGACTTAGAACGTGCCTATAATCTGATTACATCACCCGAAGCCAAAGCAGCGTTCACGCTTTCCGAGGAGCCGCAAGAGGTACACCAGCGATATGGTCGGGGTGGTGTGAACGGAATCGGGCAGAGCTGCTTATTGGCACGCAGGCTTGTTGAACGTGGTGTGCCATTCGTGACCGTCAATCATACTGGGTGGGATACGCATAACGATATATTCCAGTTGAAAGAGCGATATCCTACCGATCGGAATGCACATCTACCCTCCCTTGATCGGGCATTGAGTGCGTTGATTCAGGACCTTACCGATCGTCGCATGTTGGATGAAACGCTCGTGGTGGTTATGGGCGAGTTTGGACGTACCCCGAAGATTAACTCGCAAGGTGGACGTGATCATTGGCCCAACGTGTTCAGCGTGATGTTGGCAGGTGGTGGTGTGCAAGGCGGTCAAATCGTCGGTAGTAGCGATGCGCTCGGTGAGTTTCCAAAGGAACGTCCCGTGACACCATCGGATCTGTCAGCCACAATCTATACGCTGCTCGGTATTGACCCCAGTTTTGAGTTGCATACCAGTGACGGGAGACCTGTCCGCGTTGCTCCTGATGGTGCTAATGTTGTTTCGGAATTAATCGCTTAA
- a CDS encoding PQQ-binding-like beta-propeller repeat protein, with product MKCIPATILTLILVGVLVSVCALYAQDRTKEDYWNQFRGPNGDGKAIGSALPTEFSETKNVRWKTPIHDKGYSSPIVWGNQIWVTTAREDGRELFAICVDLESGDILHDIKVFDVAEPQLEHGDLNSHASPTPIVEEGRIYVHYGTYGTACLDTKTGEKLWERRDLNCDHRVRPASSPIIDEETLFLTFDGVDVQFIAALNKNTGDTLWLQHRKVDSNFEDVLRAKGVKDIEETKKEKPNDNRKSYATPTIITYQGKKQLVSPAAEVTISYNPKTGDELWRVRHEGWGWNVACRPIFAHNLVYFTTGVEKLLLAVDPSGMGDVTDTHTVWSHRKGAPEIPSPLIVDDLMFMVNEGGVVSCIEAKNGNLVWKGRVGGNHWASPLYAGGNIYFFSMEGRVSVIRAAREFKLLARNEFDNEFIASGAVAGNALILRSLTHLYCIEEMNPSERK from the coding sequence ATGAAATGTATACCCGCAACAATTTTAACTTTAATCTTGGTTGGTGTGTTGGTTTCGGTTTGCGCGCTTTACGCACAAGATCGGACAAAAGAGGATTATTGGAATCAGTTCCGCGGTCCAAATGGAGACGGCAAGGCAATAGGTAGTGCCCTCCCTACCGAATTTAGCGAAACGAAAAACGTCCGTTGGAAAACACCTATTCACGATAAAGGGTATTCATCGCCTATTGTTTGGGGAAATCAGATTTGGGTGACAACCGCGCGTGAAGATGGCAGAGAACTCTTTGCGATCTGTGTAGACTTGGAGAGTGGGGACATCTTGCACGATATAAAAGTATTCGATGTCGCGGAACCGCAACTTGAACACGGGGACCTCAACAGTCACGCTTCGCCGACTCCAATTGTAGAGGAAGGACGCATCTATGTTCACTATGGCACTTATGGCACCGCCTGTCTGGACACGAAAACAGGCGAGAAACTTTGGGAACGCCGAGACCTCAATTGTGATCACCGTGTGCGTCCCGCGTCTTCTCCGATTATTGATGAGGAGACACTATTCCTTACCTTCGATGGCGTTGATGTGCAGTTTATTGCTGCACTGAATAAAAACACTGGGGACACCTTGTGGCTGCAGCATCGAAAAGTTGACTCAAATTTTGAGGATGTTCTCAGAGCCAAGGGTGTTAAGGATATTGAAGAAACGAAAAAAGAAAAGCCAAACGATAACAGGAAATCTTATGCAACGCCAACGATTATCACATATCAAGGAAAGAAGCAGTTGGTGAGTCCGGCAGCGGAAGTCACAATATCATACAATCCGAAAACAGGCGATGAACTTTGGCGCGTTCGACATGAAGGGTGGGGCTGGAACGTTGCATGCCGTCCGATTTTTGCACACAATCTTGTCTATTTTACAACTGGCGTGGAAAAATTATTGCTGGCTGTTGATCCGTCTGGCATGGGTGATGTTACGGATACACATACCGTTTGGAGCCATCGCAAGGGTGCTCCTGAAATACCGTCGCCACTCATTGTTGACGACTTGATGTTTATGGTTAACGAGGGCGGTGTCGTCTCTTGTATAGAGGCAAAGAATGGAAATCTTGTATGGAAAGGTCGTGTCGGCGGAAATCACTGGGCATCACCGCTATATGCAGGTGGCAACATCTATTTTTTCAGCATGGAAGGACGAGTGTCGGTTATCCGTGCGGCGCGCGAATTTAAATTACTTGCACGGAATGAGTTTGATAACGAATTTATTGCCTCTGGTGCCGTTGCTGGTAACGCGCTAATTCTGCGTTCGCTTACCCACCTCTATTGTATTGAAGAAATGAATCCAAGTGAACGAAAATAA
- a CDS encoding DUF1553 domain-containing protein, whose amino-acid sequence MKIIRLAPIALTLSVVLFFCDYLHQNISFADDDQTNFAASKSSDRVDFENDLIPIFTKFGCNAGACHGAAAGRGEFNLSLFGGNPQADYAAIVRQLAGRRINLMHPEESLVILKPTAQISHGGGQVLDENGEGARLLRNWIRQGATYETLRHLERVEISPQKHVISTLERPVQLHATAHFSDGTREDVTRWTVFTPEDTSAIEIDTATAVAKVLRRGRHIILARYLTEVVPIEFIVPLNKVLPHSPIQKNKPETKWKAIQERSTLIPKPTSLNRKENLKIDDEILKLLSTLRLPVSPPVDDATFLRRVTLDLTGHLPTSDETTAFLADSNRNKRETLVDTLLGSDEFNEYWTLQLAKLLRIGAQERNTQGTFVYHQWLSEQIRDGVGYNQIARSVILATGDSHEVGPANFYRTVNGAREQAEFMSELFMGARLRCANCHNHPLDKWTQDDYHGLAAIFAKIESDQIVKVKPSGEVIHPATREKAVPRIPGNWFLPADVADGRVELVDWLTGQDNPYFAKAIVNRLWKAMMGRGLVEPVDDFRSTNPATHPALLTELADDFVAHGYDLRWTLRRIALSESYARSADTLPQNATDDRFYSHALQKPLEPEVLADAISDVLGIPDTYGNEPKGTRAVSLFNPNTESEALDILGRCGRETSCESATEVTDGLQRKLHLFNGDLLNARIGVAGSRLDRLMAVDKLPMEIVSEFYLAALSRYPTETEQQFWEQHIDVNSSANLQRAILEDMVWSLLTCNEFVANH is encoded by the coding sequence ATGAAAATCATTCGGTTAGCTCCTATAGCATTGACACTATCAGTCGTCTTATTTTTCTGCGATTACCTCCACCAGAATATATCTTTTGCAGATGACGATCAGACTAACTTTGCTGCATCAAAATCGTCTGACCGTGTTGATTTTGAAAATGATTTGATACCGATTTTTACCAAGTTCGGGTGTAACGCTGGGGCATGTCATGGCGCAGCTGCTGGTCGGGGTGAATTCAATTTGTCGCTCTTCGGTGGTAATCCACAAGCGGACTATGCGGCGATTGTTCGGCAGCTCGCAGGACGGCGCATCAATCTGATGCACCCAGAAGAGAGCCTCGTCATTCTAAAACCGACAGCGCAAATCAGTCATGGCGGTGGGCAGGTTTTGGATGAAAATGGAGAAGGCGCGCGATTGCTCCGCAATTGGATCCGGCAAGGCGCGACTTACGAAACGCTACGTCATTTGGAGCGTGTTGAAATATCGCCGCAAAAACATGTTATCTCTACTCTTGAGCGTCCGGTTCAACTGCACGCAACTGCCCATTTTTCAGATGGGACAAGAGAAGACGTGACACGATGGACTGTCTTTACACCAGAGGACACTTCAGCGATTGAAATTGACACAGCCACTGCCGTCGCCAAAGTGCTTCGCCGCGGTCGGCATATCATTCTTGCTCGTTATCTCACAGAGGTCGTTCCCATTGAGTTTATTGTACCTTTGAACAAAGTTCTGCCACACAGCCCAATTCAGAAAAACAAGCCTGAAACGAAGTGGAAGGCGATCCAAGAGAGAAGCACGTTGATACCTAAACCCACTTCACTTAACCGCAAGGAAAATTTAAAAATTGATGATGAAATCCTCAAATTACTCTCAACGCTCCGATTGCCAGTATCCCCACCTGTTGATGATGCCACCTTCTTACGTAGAGTGACACTTGACCTCACCGGACACCTCCCTACATCAGATGAGACGACAGCATTTCTCGCAGATTCCAATAGAAATAAACGGGAAACGTTGGTGGATACATTGCTTGGGTCGGATGAATTTAACGAGTACTGGACATTGCAGCTGGCGAAGCTGCTACGGATTGGCGCGCAGGAAAGAAATACACAAGGCACTTTTGTCTATCACCAATGGCTTTCCGAACAGATTCGCGACGGTGTTGGATATAATCAGATAGCACGTTCAGTTATTTTAGCAACAGGCGATTCCCATGAGGTCGGTCCGGCGAATTTTTACCGCACAGTAAATGGAGCGCGAGAACAAGCCGAATTCATGAGTGAACTCTTCATGGGAGCTCGACTCCGATGCGCGAATTGCCATAACCACCCACTCGACAAATGGACACAAGACGATTACCACGGATTGGCGGCGATCTTTGCGAAAATAGAGAGCGATCAGATCGTTAAGGTAAAACCGTCGGGTGAGGTTATCCACCCAGCGACGCGGGAAAAAGCAGTGCCGCGGATTCCCGGCAATTGGTTTTTGCCTGCCGATGTTGCTGATGGGCGAGTCGAATTGGTGGATTGGCTAACAGGTCAAGACAACCCATACTTTGCCAAAGCGATCGTTAACAGATTGTGGAAGGCGATGATGGGACGAGGGTTAGTCGAACCCGTTGACGATTTCCGATCTACCAATCCAGCCACCCACCCTGCGTTGCTAACAGAACTCGCTGACGACTTCGTGGCACACGGCTATGACTTACGATGGACACTCAGACGCATCGCGCTCAGTGAATCTTACGCACGCAGTGCAGATACGCTCCCCCAAAACGCGACGGATGATCGTTTCTATTCACATGCGCTGCAAAAACCGCTTGAACCGGAGGTGTTGGCGGATGCCATTTCAGATGTCCTCGGTATACCTGACACCTACGGCAATGAACCAAAAGGCACTCGTGCGGTCTCTCTATTCAATCCAAACACTGAATCCGAGGCACTTGATATCTTAGGACGATGTGGACGTGAAACCTCATGTGAGAGTGCTACTGAAGTAACGGATGGACTTCAGCGTAAACTGCACCTGTTCAATGGCGATCTTCTCAATGCTCGCATCGGGGTTGCGGGCAGTCGACTTGACAGATTGATGGCAGTTGACAAATTACCGATGGAGATTGTTAGCGAGTTCTACCTTGCTGCGCTAAGTCGGTATCCAACAGAGACCGAGCAACAGTTTTGGGAACAGCACATTGATGTCAATTCATCTGCCAATTTGCAACGCGCGATCCTCGAGGACATGGTGTGGAGTCTGCTAACCTGTAATGAGTTTGTGGCAAATCACTAA